One genomic segment of Deltaproteobacteria bacterium includes these proteins:
- a CDS encoding diiron oxygenase produces MTATLEQILTPITTLWRFDYEANLKTLRDLYEVAKREQWNAASDIPWHLETDPAMVGEIAGPGGDPLRDFDFIKELSDEKRVELSKRRSAWTMSQMLHGEQGALLCCGQLVDAVPDMDGKLYAATQVIDEARHVEVFHRYINRLDRVYPIMPSLKALLNAVLTAPKWQMKCVGMQVIAESLAMGSFRMMKASTKDEVLSRVVDLTAQDEARHVSFGLIYMKEELPRMSEPDRDELEDFALAAVRMLADPAAQAENGGPLFGIFGEVGIDQEVALRELTEKFSDPAFRAKQPNPFREYVVPQLKRLGLITERTAPKYQEMGLTA; encoded by the coding sequence GTGACCGCGACGCTCGAGCAGATCCTGACCCCCATCACGACCCTCTGGCGCTTCGATTACGAGGCCAACCTGAAGACGCTTCGCGACCTGTACGAGGTGGCCAAGCGCGAGCAGTGGAACGCGGCCTCCGACATCCCGTGGCACCTGGAGACCGACCCGGCCATGGTCGGAGAGATCGCGGGACCGGGCGGCGATCCGCTTCGCGACTTCGACTTCATCAAGGAGCTCTCCGACGAGAAGCGCGTCGAGCTCTCCAAGCGCCGCTCGGCCTGGACCATGTCGCAGATGCTGCACGGCGAGCAGGGCGCGCTGCTCTGCTGCGGTCAGCTCGTCGACGCGGTGCCCGACATGGACGGCAAGCTCTACGCCGCCACGCAGGTGATCGACGAGGCGCGACACGTCGAAGTGTTCCACCGCTACATCAACCGCCTCGACCGCGTCTACCCGATCATGCCCTCGCTGAAGGCGCTTCTGAACGCGGTGCTGACCGCGCCGAAGTGGCAGATGAAGTGCGTGGGCATGCAGGTGATCGCGGAGAGCCTGGCGATGGGAAGCTTCCGCATGATGAAGGCGTCGACGAAGGACGAGGTGCTCTCCCGCGTCGTCGACCTGACCGCGCAGGACGAGGCGCGGCACGTCTCGTTCGGCCTGATCTACATGAAGGAAGAGCTGCCGCGGATGTCGGAGCCGGACCGGGACGAGCTCGAGGACTTCGCGCTCGCGGCCGTTCGCATGCTGGCCGACCCGGCCGCTCAGGCCGAGAACGGCGGGCCGCTGTTCGGGATCTTCGGAGAGGTCGGGATCGACCAGGAGGTCGCGCTTCGCGAGCTCACCGAGAAGTTCTCCGACCCGGCGTTCCGCGCCAAGCAGCCCAACCCGTTCCGCGAGTACGTGGTTCCGCAGCTGAAGCGCCTGGGCCTGATCACGGAGCGCACCGCGCCGAAGTATCAGGAGATGGGCCTCACCGCCTGA
- a CDS encoding TetR/AcrR family transcriptional regulator, with protein MAPPGKISASAAEGRRDRRKREIRGRVYRAAQDLFLEQGFDRTTVAQIAEAADVVPQTLFNHFQSKQTLLGEITAQVVAYLQQMLEEHFRGAVPTRERLAGFAGAAAEQIARTREIARDVLLELIRTESEPGRSPPYLERVHEPFVEMLSEGQRRGEVRAELDPSFMAEMILGVLNATVMHWLADASYPIDQRLRAAAEFAWEAVRQRPS; from the coding sequence ATGGCGCCTCCAGGAAAAATTTCCGCCTCGGCCGCCGAGGGTCGCCGCGACCGGCGCAAGCGCGAGATCCGCGGCCGCGTCTACCGCGCCGCGCAGGATCTGTTCCTGGAGCAGGGCTTCGACCGGACCACGGTGGCGCAGATCGCCGAGGCCGCGGACGTCGTCCCCCAGACCCTGTTCAACCACTTCCAGAGCAAGCAGACCCTGCTCGGCGAGATCACAGCCCAGGTCGTCGCGTACCTGCAGCAGATGCTGGAGGAGCACTTCCGCGGGGCCGTGCCGACGCGCGAGCGGCTCGCGGGCTTTGCGGGCGCCGCGGCCGAGCAGATCGCAAGGACGCGCGAGATCGCGCGCGACGTGCTGCTCGAGCTGATCCGGACCGAGTCCGAGCCGGGGCGCTCGCCGCCCTACCTGGAGCGGGTCCACGAGCCGTTCGTCGAGATGCTGAGCGAAGGCCAGCGCCGCGGAGAGGTGCGAGCGGAGCTCGACCCGTCCTTCATGGCCGAGATGATCCTGGGCGTGCTGAACGCGACGGTGATGCACTGGCTCGCGGACGCGAGCTACCCGATCGACCAGCGCCTGCGCGCGGCCGCGGAGTTCGCCTGGGAGGCCGTGCGGCAGCGCCCGTCCTGA
- a CDS encoding nuclease, with amino-acid sequence MARGRELPDRPAPARGRGVRLGGRAAAPVLIGGRLALLVLLAAGAVRTGRVVGVVDGDTLTVRTEGHAQLRIRLHAIDSPERGQPYSGPALQLLADLVANRMIRFETVDTDSYGRSVARVYVGDTDVNAELVRQGAAWVYRKYSDDPALLELEREAREQKRGLWALPASQRVPPWEFRASERSSPAKRAPDFVCGRKTYCREMQSCAEARFHLETCGLSRLDGDGDGVPCSSLCR; translated from the coding sequence CTGGCTCGCGGACGCGAGCTACCCGATCGACCAGCGCCTGCGCGCGGCCGCGGAGTTCGCCTGGGAGGCCGTGCGGCAGCGCCCGTCCTGATCGGAGGGCGACTTGCACTCCTCGTCCTGCTCGCGGCCGGCGCGGTGCGGACCGGGCGCGTGGTCGGCGTGGTCGACGGCGACACGCTCACGGTTCGGACCGAGGGCCACGCGCAGCTGCGCATCCGCCTGCACGCGATCGACTCGCCCGAGCGCGGTCAGCCCTACTCCGGACCCGCCCTGCAGCTGCTTGCCGATCTGGTCGCGAACCGCATGATCCGCTTCGAGACCGTCGACACCGATTCGTACGGGCGCAGCGTCGCGCGCGTCTACGTCGGCGACACCGACGTGAACGCCGAGCTCGTGCGGCAGGGCGCCGCCTGGGTCTACCGCAAGTACAGCGACGACCCCGCGTTGCTCGAGCTGGAACGCGAGGCGCGCGAGCAGAAGCGCGGCCTCTGGGCGCTTCCCGCGTCGCAGCGCGTTCCGCCTTGGGAATTCCGGGCGAGCGAACGGAGCTCGCCTGCGAAGCGCGCTCCCGATTTCGTCTGCGGGCGCAAGACCTACTGCAGAGAGATGCAGAGCTGCGCCGAGGCGCGCTTCCACCTGGAGACCTGCGGCCTCTCCCGTCTCGACGGCGACGGAGACGGCGTGCCCTGCTCGAGCCTGTGCAGGTAG
- a CDS encoding YnbE family lipoprotein: MSSAGARPTAERCRAAPRRASTWRPAASPVSTATETACPARACAGRPRRRARAPLGSCRPRVVSCALGSGRETDVTRVSRRIWLAGLAALLGLGAGCATNKPLDLPKETLAINMNAAIDDAIRSEVEADLEALFDAEPEIF; this comes from the coding sequence ATTTCGTCTGCGGGCGCAAGACCTACTGCAGAGAGATGCAGAGCTGCGCCGAGGCGCGCTTCCACCTGGAGACCTGCGGCCTCTCCCGTCTCGACGGCGACGGAGACGGCGTGCCCTGCTCGAGCCTGTGCAGGTAGGCCGCGGCGGCGTGCGCGGGCCCCTCTTGGTTCTTGCCGGCCTCGCGTCGTATCGTGTGCGCTCGGATCGGGGAGGGAAACGGACGTGACTCGTGTCTCCAGGCGGATCTGGCTCGCGGGGCTGGCTGCTCTGCTCGGCCTCGGCGCTGGCTGCGCGACGAATAAGCCGCTGGACCTGCCGAAAGAGACGCTCGCGATCAACATGAACGCCGCGATCGACGACGCGATCCGGTCCGAGGTCGAGGCGGATCTGGAGGCGCTCTTCGACGCCGAGCCGGAGATCTTCTGA
- a CDS encoding DUF1318 domain-containing protein: MLTRLAAGALALALACAFSGAASASGVDLARAKGQGLVGEKADGYVAIVVEQSNSLIQAIVRRVNGKRRAAYEEIARRRGASLDAVSRLAGAKLIQRAERGEWVTDTEGAWHRK, translated from the coding sequence ATGCTCACGAGACTCGCCGCCGGCGCGCTCGCGCTGGCGCTGGCCTGCGCGTTCTCGGGCGCGGCATCCGCGTCGGGCGTGGACCTCGCCCGCGCCAAGGGCCAGGGGCTGGTCGGCGAGAAGGCAGACGGCTACGTCGCGATCGTGGTCGAGCAATCCAACTCGCTGATCCAGGCGATCGTGCGCCGGGTCAACGGCAAGCGGCGCGCGGCGTACGAGGAGATCGCGCGCCGGCGCGGCGCGAGCCTGGATGCGGTGTCGAGGCTCGCGGGCGCGAAGCTGATCCAGCGCGCCGAGCGCGGCGAGTGGGTCACCGACACGGAAGGTGCCTGGCACAGGAAGTGA
- a CDS encoding beta-lactamase family protein has product MAEQIRAQGETARRFGRVREVFEKSFEAGEVGAALAVTVDGELVVDLWGGHRDAARTKPWLRDTLVNVYSTTKGMTAICANRLAEQGKLDLDAPVAQYWPEFAQAGKEGIPVRWLLSHKAGLAALRETIPASARYDWKQMTEALAAEKPWWPPGTKHGYHALTFGYLVGEVVRRIDGRTLGAYFRDELAAPLGLDFWIGFGPELDERVAEMIPAPATPPGVASPFAAAARDPESLVGRTFGNPVIETGAVNTRAWRAAEIPAANGHGTARGLARIYGALARDGELEGVPVLSPAQIARANSEQSFGPDEVLSPLHTRFGLGFFMTQPMIPFGPNPRSFGHPGAGGSIAFADPDARVSVAYVMNQMQVGLAGDARGFRLIAEVYEALR; this is encoded by the coding sequence ATGGCGGAGCAGATCCGGGCCCAGGGCGAGACCGCGCGGCGCTTCGGGCGCGTGCGCGAGGTGTTCGAGAAGAGCTTCGAGGCGGGCGAGGTCGGCGCGGCGCTGGCCGTCACGGTCGACGGCGAGCTGGTCGTCGATCTCTGGGGCGGCCATCGCGACGCGGCGCGAACCAAGCCGTGGCTCCGCGACACGCTCGTGAACGTCTACTCGACCACGAAGGGAATGACCGCGATCTGCGCGAACCGGCTCGCCGAGCAGGGCAAGCTCGATCTCGACGCGCCGGTCGCGCAGTACTGGCCGGAGTTCGCGCAGGCGGGCAAGGAGGGGATCCCGGTGCGCTGGCTGCTCTCGCACAAGGCGGGGCTGGCCGCGCTACGCGAGACGATTCCCGCCAGCGCCCGCTACGACTGGAAGCAGATGACCGAGGCGCTGGCCGCGGAGAAGCCGTGGTGGCCGCCCGGCACGAAGCACGGCTACCACGCGCTGACCTTCGGCTACCTGGTCGGCGAGGTCGTGCGCCGGATCGACGGCCGGACGCTCGGCGCGTACTTCCGGGACGAGCTCGCTGCGCCGCTCGGCCTGGACTTCTGGATCGGCTTCGGGCCCGAGCTCGACGAGCGCGTGGCCGAGATGATCCCCGCGCCCGCGACACCGCCAGGTGTCGCAAGCCCGTTCGCCGCGGCGGCTCGGGATCCCGAGTCCCTGGTCGGTCGGACCTTCGGCAACCCGGTGATCGAGACCGGCGCGGTGAACACGCGTGCCTGGCGCGCGGCCGAGATCCCGGCCGCGAACGGCCACGGCACCGCGCGGGGGCTGGCGCGGATCTACGGCGCGCTCGCGCGGGACGGCGAGCTCGAAGGCGTCCCGGTGCTCTCGCCCGCGCAGATCGCGCGCGCGAACAGCGAGCAGAGCTTCGGGCCCGACGAGGTGCTCTCGCCGCTGCACACGCGCTTCGGGCTCGGCTTCTTCATGACCCAACCGATGATCCCGTTCGGCCCCAACCCGCGCTCCTTCGGCCACCCCGGCGCGGGCGGATCGATCGCGTTCGCCGATCCCGACGCGCGTGTCTCGGTCGCGTACGTGATGAACCAGATGCAGGTGGGCCTGGCGGGCGACGCACGCGGCTTCCGGCTGATCGCGGAGGTCTACGAGGCGCTGCGGTGA